The Halomonas elongata DSM 2581 DNA segment CCGATGCCCGGCGTGGCACCTTGATGGCGCTCGGCGCCAGCGCCATGAACCTGGGCGTAGCGACATGGTCGGCAACGGCCTCCACCCTGTTCTCGCACAGCGCGACCCTCGTTGCCCTGTTGGCACTGACGATCATAGGCACAGCCATCTGCCTGCTCGGACCGACACGCTCGAAGTTCCTGACGACCTGAAAGGAGGCGGCCGGCGCAGGTAGCGCTGGCCAACGTCCTCTGCCAGCCAAGAGGACATGTCGTCTCACCGACCAAGATCTCATCTGTGCTCGCCGATCACTCCGGCCCCAGGGTATTGGACTCGGCGATCTCGATCAGGCGTCGTACCGCGGGTAGCCCGGCGTCACGCCGCCACACCAGCATCAGCGGCAACACCATGTCCAGATCCTCGATGCGATGACTCACGACGCCTTCGGGAGATCCTGCCATGGTCATGGCGGGCAGGATGCTGCAGCCCATGCCGGCGGCTACCAGGCACAGCATCGTGGCATTGTCGGCGCCCTCCTGTACCACGTTGGGCGTGAAGCCGACCCGCTGGAACGCATGGATCAGCTTGTCGTGGTACGTCGGCGTGGCGCTGCGGTCGAACCAGATGAAGTCCTCGCCGTTCAGCTCAGCGAGCCGGCGCGGCGGATGTCGGGCGAGGGGCGATGAGGCGCTGGTGACCAGCACCAGGTGATCTTCGTACAGGCAGTGGTGACAGAGGCTGTCGTCCTCCTCGGGAGGGAAGTACAGCATTCCCGCATCAAGCTGCCCCTGACGCAGGGCCTCGACCTGGGGGCCGGAGAGCAGTGACACCACCTGCAGCGTGACGCCGGGATAGCGCTCACGGAACCGATTGAGCAGGCGCGTGATCTGCGGGACCCAGAGGTGCATGACCGTCACCCCCAAGCGTAACCGGCCCAGGTGACCGTCGGCGATGCGGCGGGCATTCTGCTTGGCCTGCTCGAAGTCGGCGAGCAGGCGTCGGGTATCCCGCGAGAAGGCCTCGCCGGCAGCGGTCAGGCGGACGCCGTGCCGAGAGCGACTCAGCAGTGGCGCACCCACATCTTCCTCCAGCAGCTGCAACTGTCGGCTCAGGGCCGGTTGGGCCAGGGGAATCCGACGAGCCGCCGACGAGATCGCTCCCTCTTCCACCACTGTCAGGAAATACTTCAACTGCTTGAAATCCATACATCCCCTGGAGCGCCGACATTTCATCCAATAATAGTATGGAAAGGGCAAAAAAATACTATTTTCTCTATGTGAAACACGGGACCAAGATGAAACCTGTCCTTCACAACCATCCAGGCCGCCATGACACATCATATCGACCCACGCTTCTTCGACAGGATCCATGCCGAGCTGACGAGCCTGCGCCATGACCTGCATCGCCATCCGGAACTCGGCTTCCAGGAACATGCCACGGCCCGGCGCATCGCCGCTGAACTCGAACGTCTGGAACTGCCCTTCGAGACGGGCATCGGCCAGACCGGCATCGTGGCCACCGTACACGGCCAGAACGCCGACAACGGCCGCCGCATCGGCCTGCGCGCCGACATGGACGCTCTGCCGATCCAGGAGTTGAGCGATCACGCTCATGCCTCTCAGGCACCGGGCCGCATGCATGCCTGCGGCCACGACGGACATACCACCATGCTGCTCGGCGTGGCCCGCTATCTCGCCGCACACCGCGACTTCGCCGGGACTCTCTACCTGGTATTCCAGCCCGCCGAGGAAGGATTGGGTGGCGGGCGCGCGATGGTCGAGGACGGGCTCTTCACCCGCTTCCCCATGGACGAAATCTACGCTCTGCACAACTGGCCGGCAATGCCCGCCGGACAGGTCGCGGTGCGCCCGGGCCCGATCATGGCGGCGACCGA contains these protein-coding regions:
- a CDS encoding LysR family transcriptional regulator; protein product: MDFKQLKYFLTVVEEGAISSAARRIPLAQPALSRQLQLLEEDVGAPLLSRSRHGVRLTAAGEAFSRDTRRLLADFEQAKQNARRIADGHLGRLRLGVTVMHLWVPQITRLLNRFRERYPGVTLQVVSLLSGPQVEALRQGQLDAGMLYFPPEEDDSLCHHCLYEDHLVLVTSASSPLARHPPRRLAELNGEDFIWFDRSATPTYHDKLIHAFQRVGFTPNVVQEGADNATMLCLVAAGMGCSILPAMTMAGSPEGVVSHRIEDLDMVLPLMLVWRRDAGLPAVRRLIEIAESNTLGPE